ACTTGCATGTATTAGGCACGCCGCCAGCGTTCGTCCTGAGCCAGGATCAAACTCTCCATAGAAAGTTTGGTTTCATCTTTCGATGTCCATAGCTTGTTGTTTCTTATAAGAAACGTTGTTTTAAAAATAGAATTAACGTTGACGTATTTTGTTCAGTTTTCAAAGAACTTGTCTTAAGCGACTTAATCATAATAACAAATTTATTAAATTAAGTCAATAACTTTTTTAAAATGTTTTTTAACATTTCGTCCCTGTCTTAGCGACGTATATTAATATAACACTTATATTTTATTAGGTCAATAACTTTTTTAAAAAAAATTAAAAAGAGCAGATTTTAAAAATCTGCTCTTTTATATTACATAATCCATAAGTTAATAACAACTAGTGCTCCTACCCCACATACCCCTAACAAACCAGCTACTGCAGTAGTAATTAAATTAATGGGAACATGTAAGCCGAACTGAGCTCCTATGATATTTGCAAAGAAAAGTAAAAGAGCCCCAATTAAGAAACGAACAATACCGCTCCCTAACAATTTAAAAGACTTTTGTATCCCTCCTGTTATTAGAATTAAAATAATAAGCCCTACTAGTATAGAAATAATCCATATAGGTTCCATCCACTTCACCTCTTTTAAATGGCTTGTACTATAAGCTTATGTAGAGGAAAAGGAAACATGACTTCACTTTAAAGGGATAATAACTGTTTTCATAAAAAAATGAGGAAGCTATCTTAAATGCTTCCTCATTTTTTTAAATGG
The window above is part of the Priestia filamentosa genome. Proteins encoded here:
- a CDS encoding pro-sigmaK processing inhibitor BofA family protein, which codes for MEPIWIISILVGLIILILITGGIQKSFKLLGSGIVRFLIGALLLFFANIIGAQFGLHVPINLITTAVAGLLGVCGVGALVVINLWIM